A single genomic interval of Astyanax mexicanus isolate ESR-SI-001 chromosome 4, AstMex3_surface, whole genome shotgun sequence harbors:
- the LOC125801549 gene encoding zinc finger protein 239-like, with protein TGEKPYHCSDCGKSFTQQSNLKLHQRIHTGEKPYHCSDCGKSFNQQIHLKIHQRIHTGEKPYYCSDCGMSFSRLGNLKLHQRIHTGEKPYYCSECGKSFSRLGNLKLHQRIHTGEKPYHCSDCGKSFNQQSTLQIHQRIHTGEKPYHCSDCGKSFNQQSTLQIHQRIHTGEKPYYCSDCGRNFNYQSNLKIHQRIHTGEKPYHCSDCGKSFTEQSTLNNHQRIHTGEKPYHCSDCGKSFNHHSHLKKHQRIHTGEKPYYCSDCGKSYTRQSDLKIHQRIHTREKTIPNLFHGN; from the coding sequence acaggagagaaaccgtatcactgctcagactgtggaaagagttttactcaacagagtaatctcaaactgcatcagcgcattcacacaggagagaaaccgtatcactgctcagactgtgggaagagttttaatcaacagattcatctcaaaatacaccagcgcattcacacaggagagaaaccgtattactgctcagactgtgggatgagTTTTAGTAGACTAGGGAATctaaaactgcaccagcgcattcacacaggagagaaaccgtattactgctcagaatgtgggaagagttttagtagACTAGGGAAtctaaaactgcatcagcgcattcacacaggagagaaaccttatcactgctcagactgtggaaagagttttaatcaacaaagtactctccaaatacaccagcgcattcacacaggagagaaaccgtatcactgctcagactgtggaaagagttttaatcaacaaagtactctccaaatacaccagcgcattcacacaggagagaaaccgtattactgctcagactgtgggaggaattttaattatcagagtaatctcaaaatacaccagcgcattcacacaggagagaaaccgtatcactgctcagactgtgggaagagttttactgaacagagtactctcaataatcaccagcgcattcacacaggagagaaaccgtatcactgctcagactgtgggaagagttttaatcatcacagtcatctcaaaaaacaccagcgcattcacacaggagagaaaccatattactgctcagactgtgggaagagttatactcgacagagtgatctcaaaatacaccagcgtattcacacaagagagaaaactatcccaaatttgttccacggcaattaa